A segment of the Candidatus Sumerlaea chitinivorans genome:
GTCCACCCAACGAGTTGCACACGTTAGAGGATCGCTTGCGCAATCGTTTTGCGTGGGGCTTGGTTGTTGATATTCAGCCACCGGATCTCGAGACCCGAATTGCGATTCTGAAGAAGAAATCTGCGGCGACTGGGGATGGCGAACTACCTACGGATGTCGCAGTGTACATTGCTGAGCGAGTCCAGTCGAATATCCGGGAACTCGAAGGCGTCCTGATCCGCCTAAAAGCCTTTGCGGCCATTCACAATCAACCGATTACTCTGGAAATGGCTCGGCACGTTTTGGGCGACCTTATCTCCACCCCAAAATCTCGGGCAGTGGACATCGAAGAGGTGATCGAGGTCGTTTGCCAGTGCTTTGAGATTAAGCGTTCTGAGCTGTTGGGCCCGAGTCGGCAGAAGCGCTACGCAATGCCGAGGCATATTGCCCAATATCTGGCTCGCCAGTACACCAGACTTTCTTATCCCGAGATTGCTGAGCGATTTGGGCGTAGAGACCACACTTCGGTGTTGCACGCTTGTCGCAAAATCGCGACGCAAATGGAAGACGACGAAAACCTGAAGAATCTCATTGCACATCTCAGCAAACAACTTCAGCGCGAGGAGCGTTGATGGTCTGCCGACCCACTTTCTGGCTGGCACACCGTTTGCAAGATGAGCTGGCATAAAGCTCAACATGCTTAAGGGGCTGAAAAACGCGATGATAACAAAGCGACGAAATTTTCAGAGCAAGGCGTTCACCTTTATTGAAATTATGCTGGTGGTGCTGATCATCGGAATCCTGATGGGCATTGTGGTGCCGCGAATGGTTGGCCAAACTAAAGGCGCAAAGGTGCGCGCATGCAAAGCCTCCATTCGAAACATCGGCGTAGCCTTGGGCGCGTTCGAGGTTCGAGCAGGTCGCTTTCCCACAACTCAGGAAGGGCTTCAAGCCTTGGTGACAAAACCCAGTAGTCTCTCAGATGAGGAGTGGGATGGCCCTTACCTTCAAGAATTGCCCAAGGATCCATGGGGCCAAGAATTTATTTATCGATCGCCCGGCGAACACAATCAAGACTACGACTTGATTTCGAAAGGTCCAGACAAGCAGGAGAACACTCCTGATGACATAGCGAACTTTAATTTGTCTGAAGCGCAATCAAAGTGAAACCACTCCGCCAGTGGCTGGCAAATTTGAGTTTCCAAACGCAAAATCGCAATTGAGGAATTCGAGTGACCCCAATTCATCCCACTGCCATCGTAGACCCAAAGGCCGAAATTGATCCGTCCGTGGAGATTGGACCCTATGTAATTATTGAGGGCCCGGTCCAAATTGGTCCCCGAACGAAGATTTTTGCGCATGCCCACCTTTGTGGGAATACGGTGATCGGTGCCGATAACGAGATTCACATGGGATGTGTGATTGGCCACACCCCACAACATTTAGGCTATCGCGGTCAGCCCACTGGTGTACGCATCGGGGACGGCAATGTTTTTCGCGAGTATGTGACGATTCACCGTGGTTCTGAGGAGGGTTCCCACACAGTCGTTGGAGACCGTTGCTATTTCATGGCGATGTCTCACATTGCCCACGACGCTGTGGTCGGCAACGAAATCATTGTAGCAAACGGAACCCTGTTGGCGGGTCACGTTCACATTGAAGATAAGGTCGTCCTTAGTGGGAACGTCGGCATTCACCAGCACTGCCGCATCGGCACGCTCGCCATGATTGGCGGCTTATCCAAGATCGTTCAGGACATTCCGCCTTACATGCTCGTGGATGGGAGTTCAAAAGTCTGCGGGATAAATGTTGTCGGTCTCCGTCGCGCCGGGTTCGATGCCTCAACGCGCGAGAAAATCAAGCGCGCCTACAAGTTGCTCTATCGTTCTAACCTAAACGTTTCGCAAGCGCTCGAGGCTATCGAACAGGAACTGGGAGATTGCCCACAAATTCAACATCTCATTGGGTTCATTCGTGCTTCGAAGCGCGGAATTGCAAGTCACACGCTAAACCGTAGCGACGATTGATCCACCATGCTGAGCCAACGTCTGGCCCTCGTGATCCTCAATCTAAACGGCTGCGACGTCCTGCGGGATTGTCTTGGCTCGGTGTTGAGGTCTGAACCGGAAGCGCCACATGTTATCGTTGTCGATAATGGATCGACGGACGGTTCCGCGGACATGGTCCGCAAAGAGTTTCCGCAAGTGCTGCTCCTTGCCACGGGCCAGAATTTGGGATTCGCGGGAGGCAACAACGTTGGTCTCCAAGTGGCGATCGAGGCGGGATTTCCCTATATCGTACTTTTAAACAACGACACGATCGTAGATCCACAGTGTTTTGCGCACATGGTGGCGGCAGCTGAACAAGATGCCACAGTTGGCGCGGTCACGCCACTTATTCTTTTTGCTGAGCCCGCCGACAGGATTTGGTGTGCCGGGGGCAGTTTTAACCTCTGGTACGGGATTGCCCGCCACTATGGGTTGCGCCGTAGAAGATCAAGTCACCAATACCAGCGACCACGAGATGTGACTTTTGCTACTGGATGTGCAGTCCTTCTGCGAACTCAAGCGCTCAAGGAGGTGGGGCTGCTGGACGAATCGCTTTTCGCATACCACGAGGATGCAGAATTATCGTGGCGCCTACTCCGCGCTGGCTGGAAAATCCGGTACGTGCCGCAAGCTGTCCTCTGGCATCGGGAAGGATGGTCATCACGTCGCAGTGTGGGTCAAGCAATCCGATTGCGACTCTGCGTGAGGAACATTCTCATTGTACATCGACGTTATGCCAGGTGGTATCAGCGTCTCACATTTTGGCCCTGCTTTTTCTGGCGATGGGTTGTGCTCGCGGGGCTAAACGCCCTCCTTCATAGGCGCTTTGATACTTTTCGTGGGATTTTTTCCGGTATAGCGGCTTACTTCCGAGGCGAGATTGGCAAACCAAAGGATATTGCATGAAGGCCCGTAAGAGCACAAGCGAGCCGGATCTTGGCAAGACGAATGGCGCTCCCACGCCGCTTGCGTACGACCTCATCCGAAGCTGGGCCGTGGCGTATGGCATCGCCGCAGCGGTAGCAATTTCCCTCTTCGCTGGGAGTCTCCCCTTTTTCTTGTCGCACTACCTTGGGAGCCCGAGCTGCGACATGAACATCGCCTATCGCCACTTTCTTTCCTTTGGCACGCGGTGGCTCCGGCAAGGAGTGTGGCCCCAGTGGAATCCTCACATTTTTTGCGGTACCCCATTTCTTCCCGGAACATGCGGAGCCATGCTCTCGCCCCTGAATTTGCCGTGTTTGCTCGCGCTTCCTCAGCCACTTTCGATTAATCTCGCAATCCTTATCCACGCGATCGTTCTCGCCACAGGAGGAGTGTATTGGGCGCGCCAGTATGGACTCGGTCCCATAGGTGGTGCCCTCGCCGGCTGTCTGTGCGTGGCGGGGAGCGCTTTCGCAAACCGTGTCTTTGCCGGCCACTTTACGATTGTTTCAACAATGGCCTGGATCCCATGGCTGCTTGCGCTGCATGAACAGATTCTCCGCGGCCATCGCCGCAGCGCTTTGCCACTCGGTGTCGTTGCAGCTCTGATGGTGTACTCTGGCCATCTTCAACTTTGCTACTATGCGGCAGTGCTCTCTGCCCTCATGTATGTGGTCGCACTGATTTCTCAAACTCGTACCGAGCGCAGTGCATGGTTCTTGCAAACTTTGAAGCTCTACAGCTTTGCCCTTGCTGTCGCGTTTGGTTTATCGGCAATCGAACTTTTGCCAGTCCTCGATACCGTTCGGTTTTCCGCCCGAACGGCCGCGCGCGATCTGTCGTGGGTGCGTCGCTTCTCAATGCCTCTTGAGAACTATTTCAATCTCATTGCGCCCAATTTCCTGGGCGCACGGCTTCAATACGCAGGTAGATGGTTTTGGTGGGAGGTCGCGCCCTATTTGGGAGTTGGCGCGCTCCTACTTGCTCTGTTAGGGGCTGCCCGGAGTACAATCGAACGTCAACGTTGGCCTCTGCTCGCGCTGGTGATCGGGAGCTTCGTACTTGCGGGCGCGCCGGATCTGCCGCTGATCGGTCCTGCGGTCTCTTTGCTACCCGGCTGGACTCTCTTTCGTGGTCACGCAAAGATTCTGATTTTCGGTATGCTCGGAGCCGCCGTCCTGGCTGCGGCCGGCTTCGTGTCTCTCACCACACTCTCGAAACGCCAGTTCCGTGTTCTGGTGGGAATCGGAGTGATTGTCACACTGAGCGCCGCCATTGGTCTTGCCGGTGGATGGTTACCATTCTGGGTCAAACACCTTTCAAATTCGGAAATCGTGCAGGACCGCGTGCAGAGCATTGGCATGAGTGGGCCAGAACTTGCGAGGCGTCTCTACGGAACGCTGCACTTAGCGGCGATGATCAGCTTTATCTTTAGTGTCTTATTTCTACTTTTTCTGATCCTTTTACGCCGGGTTCAGCACCGAGCGCTGTTTCCCGTGTTCTTCGGTGTTTTAGTCTTAGACCCATGGTTGCTGTCTTGGAAGACGGCGAACGAACATTTCCCTCTCGCTCAGCCACCCCTTTTTACAGCGATCGGGGCTTACGCTCGAGCACAGTCGTCGCCCGGAAGAATCGAAGTGCCGGGGATTGGGCTCGTGAACGCGGGAATGTCAGTTGAGGCCGAGGCCGTGGGAGGGAACGATGTCAGCGTCAGCCGCTACTATGACACCTTCGTGAATGCGTACCGGCGTGTCCGACCCAGCGAGCCCAATCTTCATACTCGCTTTGATTGGGATAGTCCACTTATGGACATCGCCAATCTCACCACGATTGTTCTCCCGCGTGCCAATGAGGTTTCTCCCAACGTGCCATTGACCCTGAGTGATACAGTAGGCGAATGGAATTTCTGGCAACGAAAGACGGTGCTGCCCCGGGCGTATGTGGTGAGCCGGGCAATTTGGGTCCCGGATCGAGAAGACGCGATCCAAGAAGCGTTGGAAAGGGGAGCAGATTTTCACCGAGAGGTTCTCTTGGTTGGCCGGGCGGAAGAGGACCAACCCTCTACCACTGCGGTCGCTGAGGCAGTCCCAGCTACTCTCCAGTATTTCGGACTTCATCGGGTGGAGGTCCATGTGCCCACCGACGGTTATCTTGTCCTGGCGGACGCTTACTATCCGCACTGGGAAGCATCCCGCAATGGAGAGAAAATCCCTGTTTATCGGGCAAACGGTATGTTTCGCGGGGTTCATGCGAAGGCGGGCGATATGATCGTTTTTGAATACCGGAATCGCATGTTCCTCGCGGGAGCAATCGTGAGCGGCATCAGTTGGCTTCTCATCTTGGCTCTTGTGGCCAAACAACGTATCTGGGGCAAGCGTCAAGACCCGCCGTCGTCACTGTGAGTGTGCACTCGGGGTCGTTTCGGCGTTCTCAAGCGCGCGCAACCTATGTTTCGATTTGACGTCGGTCGGATCGAGCTCGATGGCTTTGCGAAACTCTTTCAAGGCAGCTTCTCTCATTCCGCGTTTGAGGTAGATCAAACCAAGATTGGCGTGCGCAGCCCCGAAATTTGGGTTGAGTTCCAGAGCCCGACGAAACGCCTCTTCTGCCTTCTGTGTATCCCCGACGGCGAGATACGCCATCCCGAGGGAATTAATGGCAGGAACGTCTTCAGGCAAAATGGTTAGAGCAGCTTGGAAAGATTGCAGCGCAGACATTCCATCCCCCAGTTCAAGAAACGCGTGACCACGTGCGAGAAAGTTCTCCGCTGAGCCCGGCGGCAAGGTGAGAGCAGCTCGCGCTACCTCTTTCGCTTTTTGCGTCATGCCCAGCCGACCATAAATGAGAATCAAGTTGGAGTATGCTGGGGCATAACGCGGGTCCACTTCGAGCAGACGCGAGTAAAGTTCAATGGCTTCAGGGAATTTCCCTTGGTCTGCGTAGCGCGAAGCAAGATTGTAAAGCGCATGGGTGCAGGTTGGGTGCACCGCTAATTCACGTTTCCAGAGGGTTTCTGGTCCAGCCCAATACCCAACTTGCCGAAAGCTGATCAGCGCCAACATGATAAGCCAAACACTAACTGCGGCAAATAACGCGGGTTTACGTTTTGGGAAGCGCTGGAGATACGCCTGATCGAATTTGCTTATGCCGATGACCACAGCAAGGGCCGCGCCACCCAAAGAGAGATAACAATAACGGTCAGCCACTGTGGAAAAATGCTGAAAAATAAATGGCACAAAGCCCAAGACGGGAAAGATGGGCACAACAATCCATGCTGCACTCAAAACAAGGCCTTTGTGCCGGCGAATTGCCCACGCGACCAAACATGCCGCCGGCAAAGATAGCCAGAACAGAGGCGACTGCATAGCTTCTCGAACTGTCCTTGGTGCAATCGGGGCCAACCCGAGTGGGACGAAGAACTTCACGAAATAGTAACGCAAATTGTCGGCGGCAAGAAAAGGACGCTGCCACCACAGGAGTGAAAATGGAGCGTCATTCAAATCGGATTGCGCACGCTGTCCGACTACAGCGATTACCACTGCCGCAAGAAGCCAGAGGCTTAGGGCACGGCCCCATCGACGCCTATCCACGCCGTGATACCAAGCAAAAATCGCCGCAAGAAGTGGTAGGGTGACTACCGACGGCTTTGCAAAGAGAGCGAGGATGAAGCAAGCAGTTGCAAAGAGCAAGCGACGTTTCAGCGTCGAGTCGACAAGATGACTCTGAAAGAGGTCAATGGCACAAAGTGCCAGTGCCCCTGACAGTACATCCTTTCTGCCGGTAATCCACGCCACCGGTTCCACCTGCAATGGGTGGACTGCAAACAACACGCTCCCCGCAAACGTAGCCCAACGAGGGAAATCGAGTCGAGATAAGATGCGGAGAACGCTGAATGCCCCAAGCAGGTGAAGTAGAATATTATCAAAATGCATGATTGCCGGTATCAGGCGACCGACGGAAACGCCAATTCCGAGCCACTCCCCCATAGGCGCAAGGAAACTCATCGCAGCCTGCGTTAGGGAGATTTCTACGAAATACGACGTGTAAACCAGAGGAACATAGAGGCTGGCGTAAGGACCGTACCATAAGCGAAGCAGATTGCTGAGTGAGAGATTCAGAAGATAGGGGTTTTCGTACACATTTAGGTTATCGTCCCAATCGGTGAAGCCGAAGGTCACCGCCCGACCAAAAACAATCAAAACTACGAGAGCAAGACCCCCATATTGCCAGAGTGCGGGTTTTCGGGAATTCCCGACCTGCTCTTCGGCAGTAATAAATGAACGGATGGTCGCCTCAGCGTGTGAACTTTTCGCTACATTGCGTTTGCGCTTCGCCATTTTCGATATTTCGACAATGCTATCCGCGGTGAATCCAAGGCAACCGATACTTTCTCTTGACGATGCTCCAGAAAGACCTCGAAAACGGTCCGCGACAATGATTCGAGGGAATGAGAGAGACTGACTATGCCCGGAATGAGCAAACAAGAATTGAAGCACGATGAGCTCAGCGATCTTTTCGATCGGATCGGTTTGTGGTATCATCGGAATGCCAAGTGGATCCAGTATCTGGTCATAGCTGTGGTCTTGGCTTTTCTTGGCTTCCGCTTATACGATCGCTACCTTGAAACAGAACGCGCTAAAGCCACGGCCGAGATCGGGAAGGTAGCCGATACCTTGCAGAGCGCACTGCGCGAGACGGACGAGGCAAAGCGCAAAGTACTCTTTGCGACTGCGATAGCCGATGCCGAGCGCGTCGCGAAGGAATACAGTGGGCAGTACCTCGGACGCCAAGCCCAGCTTTTACTTGGAAACGCCCATTACTACTATGCGTTGGCCTTAGCGAACCAGAAATCTGAAGCAAGTGAGGAGCGCAAGAAGGCGCGCGAAGCGTACGAGCGATACATTTCGATCGCGAAGACCAATGAAGAACGCGCTGCAGGTAAATTAGCTTTGGGCAACGTTTTCGAAAACGAGCTGTTTGCGACTCAGGATATGAATTATCTCAAGCAGGCAGAGGACGCCTACCGGGATGCGATCCGCCTTGCACCGAATACTTTCCTTGCTGCAGAAGCGAAACTTGCGCTCGCCCGAATGTATCAGCCCGTGACGGGAAAGAAAGACGAGGCCGAGCGGTTGTTAAGCGAAATCCAGAAAGAGCGTGCGCCCGCAAGCCAATCCTCAGAGAAGAATGCAGCGACGAAAGAAGCAGCAAAAGAAACGGGACGCAAAGGCCTCTCCCAAGAGAAAATTCACGAGCTTCGGGAGTTCTCCGGATTAAGTTATGCCAAGGAAGCTGAACGCCTGCTCACCGCTCTTCAAGGTTTTGAGCCAGAGAAAAAACAGTAAGAAGAATCCCGCTAAGGCTTGCGTTTGAAAACCAAGCACACCGCTAAGGAGAGGAAATTTCCTCATTGACTCGACCCGGTACGTGCTCCGGAGTAACAGACGAATTTCGGGAATAAAATTCCGGAAACGTGCAATTCTTTGATGAACACAAAAGGAGGTTATGGTTTCAATGGCTGACAAGTCGAACAGGCTTCCAGATAATGCCCCTGGCAAATGGTACGTAGACAACACCTGCATTGACTGCGATGCGTGCCGTCAAGTTGCTCCAAATAATTTTGCTCGCAATGAAGAGGCTGGCTACAGCTACGTCTCCAAACAGCCCGAGAATGAAGAAGAAGAAAAGCAGTGCCAAGAGGCCATGGAGGGCTGCCCAGTCGAATCCATCGGCAACGATGGTGATTAGTAGTCACCTGTTCTTGACCCCCCACGTGACTGCGCCCCTCTCGAGGGGGCGCAGTTTCGTTTGTGGGACTTTGCTGAGCGTGATCCTCTGCTCGGCGCATCCCGTATGGAGTCAGACGAGTCGTTCTCTCTCCAGCCTCACCTTTTACACTCCCACCACTCATTCACTGTTGCTTCCGCCAGCAGGTGAATCCCTCGCGGACGTTCGTGAGCAAATTGAAAGCAAGCTTGCCGCACTGAGCGCTATTCGATGTGATGTGGAGATGAGTAAAGCGCGCGAGAAAAAAATAACGCGCAAAGTGTATACAGGCCCACTGGAAATTTTGCGGGGTCATGGGGGGCGGGTGTCCCTGACGCGTAAAGGGCAAACTGAGATCTACATCGCAAACCCCAAGGTTCTATGGTCCTACGAGCCGCGTAAGAAAGAGGCACAGTTTATTCCCGCCAACACCCCTGTCATCGGGCAATTTGTTGAAGAAGCTCTGCGCTTCAACGCATTTTTGGCAATGGACGAAAACACCATGAAGTTACTGGGTTCGCAGACCTGCGACAGCGAACCATGCTGGGTCATCGAGGGGAAGTCACCTCGCAAGTTAGTCGCCGTAGGTGTGCCGGTCACCAAGATGCGGGTCTGGGTTTCGAAGAACGACGGCTTACCTCGTAAGATCCATCTTCCCACGGAAAAAGACCTGACCATCGTGCTGCGGAACTTTCAGCTGAATCCGCCAGACGTGACACCGTCAGCTTTTGAGTGGTCGCCCCCGAAAGGCGTACGGACAAAGAATATCTTCGGTTTCTGAACTCGAGGACACTGCCGCGATGGAAATTGAGGTACTAACGCTTTTCCCAGAGATGTTTGAGGGCGTATTGCAAAGCAGCATTCTTAAGCGCGCCCTAGATCAAGGCTTTGTACGAATCTCGGTTCGCAACATCCGTGATTACACGACTGACAAACACCACGTGGCTGATGATGCTCCTTACGGCGGCGGGCCGGGGATGGTCATGAAAGTGGAACCCATTGCCGCAGCCATTGAAGACGCGGTGGCGCGCCACGCTCCCACCCCCATGTTGCGAGTCTACCTCTCTCCGGATGGCGAACCGTGGTCACAAGCGCTTGCCGAAGAATTCTCGCGTCTTCCGGGGTTGCTCTTGCTTTGTGGGCGCTACGAAGGGGTGGACGAGCGCGTGCGTGAACATTTTATTGATCGAGAGATCTCGATCGGCGACTACGTACTCACGGGCGGGGAGATTCCCGCCATGGTGATCATTGATTCCGTCGTCCGTCTTATCCCCGGCGTCCTTGGAAATCAGGATAGTACGCGACAGGACTCGTTTAGCGGGATTGGGCTACTTGATTGTCCCCACTACACGCGGCCCGAGGAGTTTCGAGGCTGGCGAGTCCCAGAGATCCTTCTGAGTGGACACCACAAGAAGATTGAAGAGTGGCGTCGGCAGCAATCGTTACTTAGGACTGCGCAGCGGCGCCCAGATCTCCTGAAAGCACTTTGGGACCGACTTGAGAAATCGGACATCGAGTTTCTGAAGGCATGTGGGTACCCCAAACCGCCAGACGAGGTCATGTAAGCCTGCGCAAGGTAGATCCTGCTCGACAGCCTTGGTACGTTCCTCGTTCGGCAAGGATACTCTCTATTTCGCGATGGATAGCGGTCTTTTCAAGCGCCCAAATGGGGGCAAGGTGTCGGGACCGCGGCGCCTGACCTGTCAAACGGTGTACGGCGCATTCCCACCGCAAGAGTTCCAAGGCATCCGCAACAGTTTGAGTGTAGCGCTGCCGCTCCCAAAGCTCAATTCTCCCCTCGCGCCACTGCTTCGCGATGGGAGCATGAGAATCAATGTAGAGATTGTGGATTTTGATGCCGTCCGCGCCAATTTCGTTTACGAAAGCAATGGTTGCCAACGCATCTTCTTCCGTTTCAGCGGGGAGACCAAATATAACGTGGACAACAAGCTCAAGCCCCGCGCTCTTCACGAGGCGAGCTGCCCGACGATAGTCGTCAACGGTCTCGGCGCGGTTCATTGCATCCAGCGTCGTTTGATTGATCGTTTGAATGCCGATCTCTACCCAGACTCGACGAGTATCGCTGTAAGAGCGCAGGAGGGCACAGACTTCTTCATCAATACAGTCCGCGCGAGTGCCAACACTTAGACCAACAACGCGTGGATCCTCGAGAGCCGCGTCGTACAACTCGCGAAGCCGGTCAACAGGTGCATAGGTATTGGTGAAGGCTTGGAAATACGCGATAAACTGTTCTGTGCCATAGCGAGCGCGGCAGCGATCAATTTGTTGCGCGACCTGCGATCGAATGTCGGCAGCTCGGACAATGTGGGCGGCACCACTTCCGCTTGCGTCACAAAACGTGCAGCCCCCCACGGCTTTGGTTCCGTCGCGATTAGGACAAGTAAAGCCTCCGTCCAAGCATATCTTCTGCACGCGGGAGCCGAAGGCTTTTATCAATTCATCGTGAAAGTAATGAATGCGGGACTCACTCATTTTCATGCCAAAATAACTAATACAAGGAACGGGTAACTTTCGGCTGAGAAGGAAGTAACCTT
Coding sequences within it:
- a CDS encoding General secretion pathway protein G, translated to MLKGLKNAMITKRRNFQSKAFTFIEIMLVVLIIGILMGIVVPRMVGQTKGAKVRACKASIRNIGVALGAFEVRAGRFPTTQEGLQALVTKPSSLSDEEWDGPYLQELPKDPWGQEFIYRSPGEHNQDYDLISKGPDKQENTPDDIANFNLSEAQSK
- a CDS encoding Acyl-[acyl-carrier-protein]--UDP-N-acetylglucosamine O-acyltransferase, which produces MTPIHPTAIVDPKAEIDPSVEIGPYVIIEGPVQIGPRTKIFAHAHLCGNTVIGADNEIHMGCVIGHTPQHLGYRGQPTGVRIGDGNVFREYVTIHRGSEEGSHTVVGDRCYFMAMSHIAHDAVVGNEIIVANGTLLAGHVHIEDKVVLSGNVGIHQHCRIGTLAMIGGLSKIVQDIPPYMLVDGSSKVCGINVVGLRRAGFDASTREKIKRAYKLLYRSNLNVSQALEAIEQELGDCPQIQHLIGFIRASKRGIASHTLNRSDD
- a CDS encoding Glycosyl transferase yields the protein MLSQRLALVILNLNGCDVLRDCLGSVLRSEPEAPHVIVVDNGSTDGSADMVRKEFPQVLLLATGQNLGFAGGNNVGLQVAIEAGFPYIVLLNNDTIVDPQCFAHMVAAAEQDATVGAVTPLILFAEPADRIWCAGGSFNLWYGIARHYGLRRRRSSHQYQRPRDVTFATGCAVLLRTQALKEVGLLDESLFAYHEDAELSWRLLRAGWKIRYVPQAVLWHREGWSSRRSVGQAIRLRLCVRNILIVHRRYARWYQRLTFWPCFFWRWVVLAGLNALLHRRFDTFRGIFSGIAAYFRGEIGKPKDIA
- a CDS encoding Ferredoxin — translated: MADKSNRLPDNAPGKWYVDNTCIDCDACRQVAPNNFARNEEAGYSYVSKQPENEEEEKQCQEAMEGCPVESIGNDGD
- a CDS encoding tRNA (Guanine37-N1) -methyltransferase — protein: MEIEVLTLFPEMFEGVLQSSILKRALDQGFVRISVRNIRDYTTDKHHVADDAPYGGGPGMVMKVEPIAAAIEDAVARHAPTPMLRVYLSPDGEPWSQALAEEFSRLPGLLLLCGRYEGVDERVREHFIDREISIGDYVLTGGEIPAMVIIDSVVRLIPGVLGNQDSTRQDSFSGIGLLDCPHYTRPEEFRGWRVPEILLSGHHKKIEEWRRQQSLLRTAQRRPDLLKALWDRLEKSDIEFLKACGYPKPPDEVM
- a CDS encoding putative Fe-S oxidoreductase; the encoded protein is MGGCTFCDASGSGAAHIVRAADIRSQVAQQIDRCRARYGTEQFIAYFQAFTNTYAPVDRLRELYDAALEDPRVVGLSVGTRADCIDEEVCALLRSYSDTRRVWVEIGIQTINQTTLDAMNRAETVDDYRRAARLVKSAGLELVVHVIFGLPAETEEDALATIAFVNEIGADGIKIHNLYIDSHAPIAKQWREGRIELWERQRYTQTVADALELLRWECAVHRLTGQAPRSRHLAPIWALEKTAIHREIESILAERGTYQGCRAGSTLRRLT